A DNA window from Deltaproteobacteria bacterium contains the following coding sequences:
- the efp gene encoding elongation factor P gives MIQATQIRAGMIILYEGELCRVLTIQHLTQGNKRGKMQVEMKRLKDGIKLNYRYRSEDSVEKATLEAKEMEYLYQEGDHHVFMDSVNYEQSSLSAEILGSAVHYLQPNTKVTVDFYDDSPVGIEIPATMDLKVVDTDPPVKGATAAASYKPAKLENGLTVKVPPFVKTGDVVRVDTGTDEYLERV, from the coding sequence ATGATTCAAGCAACGCAAATCAGAGCTGGGATGATTATTCTCTATGAGGGAGAGCTCTGCCGTGTCTTGACGATTCAACATTTAACCCAGGGAAATAAGCGCGGGAAGATGCAAGTCGAGATGAAGCGACTGAAAGATGGGATTAAACTTAATTACCGCTATCGTTCTGAGGATTCTGTGGAGAAGGCGACACTCGAGGCGAAGGAGATGGAGTATCTCTATCAAGAGGGAGACCATCATGTCTTTATGGATTCGGTCAATTATGAACAGTCTTCGCTTTCTGCCGAGATACTCGGTTCTGCTGTCCATTATCTCCAGCCCAATACAAAGGTGACCGTCGATTTCTACGATGACTCCCCTGTTGGGATCGAGATCCCTGCGACAATGGATCTCAAGGTTGTCGATACCGACCCTCCGGTCAAGGGGGCGACCGCCGCCGCTTCCTATAAACCAGCCAAGCTCGAGAATGGTCTCACCGTCAAGGTTCCCCCATTTGTGAAGACAGGGGATGTTGTGCGAGTGGATACCGGAACTGACGAGTACCTCGAGAGGGTGTGA
- a CDS encoding type II toxin-antitoxin system RelE/ParE family toxin, producing MLLHRRLRIPPEVVSLIAHLPPSLKQKVRGGLEALVDNPHEGKPLHAELEGLWSLRVGRFRIIYRLPESTVIDIVTIGPRETIYQELTGRR from the coding sequence ATGTTACTTCATCGTCGACTTCGCATTCCTCCAGAAGTGGTTTCCTTGATTGCCCATCTTCCTCCTTCTCTCAAACAAAAGGTGAGGGGTGGTCTCGAGGCCCTTGTAGACAATCCTCATGAGGGGAAACCACTTCATGCGGAGCTTGAGGGGCTCTGGAGTCTTCGGGTCGGACGATTTCGGATTATTTATCGATTACCAGAATCGACGGTTATTGATATTGTGACCATCGGGCCGCGAGAGACAATCTATCAGGAATTGACCGGCCGCAGATAA
- a CDS encoding type II toxin-antitoxin system Phd/YefM family antitoxin, which produces MKTLSLSEVKMKLSELVDQVKGRDEVVTITKNGKVAAVIVSGDEYESWQETQAIRANKPFMKEIRRGLKALKKVKKTYSVEELFRSTHS; this is translated from the coding sequence ATGAAGACACTGTCACTTTCTGAAGTTAAAATGAAACTGAGTGAACTCGTTGATCAGGTCAAAGGACGTGATGAAGTGGTGACGATTACCAAAAATGGCAAGGTGGCGGCCGTTATTGTGAGCGGTGATGAGTATGAGAGCTGGCAGGAAACCCAGGCGATACGCGCCAACAAGCCTTTTATGAAGGAGATTCGCAGGGGACTCAAGGCCTTAAAGAAGGTCAAGAAGACCTATAGTGTTGAGGAATTATTCCGTTCTACTCACTCCTAA